The window AGGGCTCGTTCCCGAAGGGCTGGTCGCGGCTCTCCGGCGGGATGGGCGAGTTCGTCCTCCCCTCGGGCGTCGTCCTCACGAGTTTTTCGCCGAGCTTTCTCCCCGTGCCGGGATTCGTCGACGGGATCGGCATCGATCGGCGCAACCGCCGTGACGCCAAGGAATACCCCCCCGACCACTGGAAAAAACGGGTCGACCCCGGCTTCGGCCCCGCTTGGTCGACGACCGTGCGCCTGGCGATCGAGGGCCCGGAGAGCTGGGTCCTCAACGGTTGCGGCGTGGAGGAATCGCGGGTGAGCATCGGCGACGGCCGGCAGCGCGTGGTGTGGAGCACCGAGCACCCGGTGCGGTTCTTCAACATCGTCGGCGGCCCGCTCGAGGCGGCGGCCGGGCGCCGCGCGACGATCTACTACGACAAGCGCACCCCCCACAACGTGCCGACGATGGTCCGCGCGCTCGACGCCGCCCGCGACCGCTACTCGGCCTGGTTCGCAGAGTATCCGTGGACCAATCTGCGCGTCACCGAGTTCCCTGGCCTGGCCGGCTACGCCCAGGGCTTCCCCGGCAACATCTCGTTCTCCGAGGAGATCGGCTACCTTGCCAAGCCGCTCGGGAAGGACGAGCCGACGGCCGATGCCGCCGACACGCTCGACGCTGCCTTCTACATCGTCGCCCACGAGGCGGGGCACCAGTGGTGGGGCAACATCGTCACGCCGGGGAAGGGCCCAGGGGGCAACATCATCTCCGAGGGGCTCGCCGAGTTCTCGGCCTGCATGCTGCTCCACCATGAGCTCTCCCCCGCGCAGGCGAAGGTCCTGCGGCGCCGCTGGGAGAAGCAGTACGTCGAAGGACGGCAGCCCGACAACGAGCGGGCCATCAACCGGATCGACGGCTCGCGCCCCGGCGACCAAGTCGTGACCTACCAGCGCGCTGGCTGGGCATTTTGGATGCTCCGCACCCTGATGGGGGAGGAGGCGATGCTCGCCGGCCTCCGTGACTTCATCGCCACGTGGCGCGCGGGTGTCGAAACCCCCGAGGGGCTCGACTTCCCCCTCATCGAGGATCTCCTCGAGAGCCTCCGCCCCCACGCCCCCGACGCGGCGGCGTTCGACGCCTTCGTCGGCGGCTGGATTCTCGGCAAGGGACTCCCCGATCTCGAGGTCCGCGACGAGAAGGTGGAGGAGAGAGCCGAGGGCTACCGGGTGACCGGGACGCTCGCCAACATCGGCACCGGTAGGGCCGACGTGCTCGTGCGCGTCGAGGGGAAGAAACCCGACGACAAGACAGCTGCTCGTCCGGCGGCCGACATGGTGGTCGCGGTCTCGGCCGACGCTCCGGGCGCGTTTTCGATCGACACCGCCTTCGCGCCGGAGCGGATCGTCGTCGATCCCGACGTCGATCTCCTGTTCGCCGGCCGCAAGCGCACCGAGACGGCGCTCACCGTGCCGTGAGAACTCCGCCCGTCACCCGGGCAGGCGGATCATCTCGATCGTGATCGGTTCGGGAAGTTCGATCGTGATCGTCATCGTGTCGGCACCCGTCTTCACATGCCGGAACGACAGGTCGAAGCGGGTGCCGTCCGCCGCGGTGATCGACACCCGCGACACCAGCACGCCGCCGTCTTCGATCCAGGTGCCGACGAACGTGCCGCCCTGGGAGTCGCCACCTGCCGTGAACACGGTGCCGTCGGCGGCGTTGACCGCGATCAATCCGGTGGAGGGGTTGTCGCCACCGCTGTTGACGACCTCGATGACGCGGTCGCGAATCTTCCACGCGTATGTTGTGCGCACCGCCTTGCCGCGAGTCGCCTTGTCGACCCAGGTGCCGACGAGATGCTCCCAGCGGCAGGCACGGAGGATCTCGGCGAGCGACCTGCCCCGCGCGTCGAACGCGGGATCGGCGTCGTCGCCGACGAAGAACAGGAAGTCGTTGCTGGCGAGGCCGTCCGGATTCTGCACTTGGAGGAGGTGCATACCGTCGGCTGGCGTTTCGGCCAGCTCGACGACGACCAAGTCGCCGTCGGCGCGCACGCTGCCTTGCACCCGGCGGCCGTTCACGACCGGGAAAGCCCCGGGAAGGATGTGCCGCCCGCTCGCCGTCAGCAGGCGCTCGCCGACGGAAAGTCGGGGAAAATGCTGGTGGCCGCGCTGCGCGTGGATCTCCCCCTGCGTCCAGATCGCCGGCTGGGGTGCCGATGCCTGCGGGCCACCCCGGGCGGTGAAGATGGCCGAGAACGTGCCGTCGGCCGCAGCGCCGCGCAGGTCGTCGCGCGAGAACCGCCGGCCGTCGGCAGCGACGAACGGGGGCGTGATGGCATCGTACCGCAGCTCGACGGCGGCCTCGGCACTCCCGGCCAGCGTGCCGTACCCCTCGGCGTAGAGGGTGACCGCGCCGTCGGCGGCAGCAGCCTCGAGGGCATCGAGCATCGCGGCGGTGGTCCGATCGTCCGCGGTCCTCCGGTCGAGGAACACCTGCCGCGCGAACGCGCCGGAAAAACCCGTGCTCGCCTCGAGCACCATGTCCCACACCGGGTCAAAGCGTTCGCGGCCCCCCCACGACATGCGCCACACATCGCGTTCCGGCGTGCCGCGCAGCGCGATCTCGCGAAAGAAGGGGAACTCGACCATGTTGAGGCGGCCCTGCGGAAGGATCAGCCAGCGATCCTGCGCGCCGCGCCAGGTGGGGGCGTCCATCCCGGAACCCGGGGTATTGGTGCTGACGAGGTGCGGGAGGCGGTGGCAATCGCCGCACACGTTGGCAGTTGGCTTCGCCGGATCGATATCGCCGTCGACGTGAAACAGGCGAAACCCCGTCCGCGCGCGGTCGGAGACGACATTGGTAGCCGGGCGGCCCGGCGCCGGCGGATAGGGGATGTCGACGAGAAACGCCGCCATCGCGGCACGGTCGGCGGCGTCGAGCGCCCCGCCCTGGCCCGCGTCGTTGACCATTGCGTCGCCCACCATCCGCATCGTGCTCGCAAGGCCGCCATCGATCAGGTGGCGCACGGCGCTCGTCGGATCGGCGTTGGCCGGCACGGCGGCGTGCACGCTCGCCGAGTTGATCCCGCCGTAGGGGTCGCCGGGAATGCCGTCCCAGTGGAACGGCGCGGTGTCGCGCAGGCCGCGACAGGGCATCGTCGAGCGCGGCATGATCTGTTCGCCACCGCTGACCACCGGCGTGGCCAACACCCACAGCAACTGATCGGTGTGGCCGTCGGGATGGCAGCTCGCGCAGGAGAAGGTCTTGGTCGTCGAGGCGGCGGCGGTGTGGAAGGCGATCCGGCCGCGGCGAATCGGCTCCGGCGTCGGATCGGCGAGCGCCACCGTCGCGATCACACGTGGCGCGGCACGATCGGCAAGATCGACCAGGGTCACTTCGGCCGAGAACGCCGCGAGCACCCAGGCCCGTGCGGGGGCACCGTCGGGAGCGCATTCCAGCCACACACCGTCGGGCCAGGCGCCCACTGCCGCGCGGCCGAGGATGGCACCACTCTCGGCATCGAGCGTGAACAACGTATCCGACCCGGCCGCGGTGGCCACGATCGTGCACCCGTCGTCGCTGACCGCGATCGCGAACGGCGTGGCCAGCGCCGTGCCGTCGGACGGCTGCGCGGGAGGCAGGGGCTCGAGGTCGTGGAACACCGGTGCGGATCCCGGCATCACGGCGGTGATCCGGTTGAGGAACGGTCGGTTGGCCAGTTCCGCGAGGCCGTGGCGCTTCGAGCCGGCCCGGCCGTTGGCGTCGTTGCGGGCGTCGGTCTGGGCGACGAACACCCTACCCGTGCCGTCGACATCGAGGCCGTAGAGCAGCGTGCCGAGTCCGTCGATCGTCTCGACGAGCGTGTCGGTAGCGGTGTCGAAGATGAACAGGTCGCGATCGGGCACGTCGGGATGTTTGACGATGTCGACGACGTGGCCGAGCGACAGGACGTTGTTGTGTCGGATCGAGTGCTCCCAGGCATCGAAGGTGACGAGGTCGCCGTCGGGCTCGCCATGGCCGCCGGAGAGCTGCGTGCGGTTGTGCGACTCGAATGGGGCGACGTACAGGCGCCCACCGCGGACCACGATCGCCCGAGGATCCTGGGCGGGAATCGGCAGCGTTCGCACCACGGCACGGCTCGCCACGTCGACGACGGCGATCTCGTCGCGTGACGACAGTGCGACGTAGGCCTTGGCATCGTCGGCGAAGGCAATGCCGACCGGTTCGTCGAAGCGCGTGGCGAGCGACAGCGGGTCGATCTCCTGGATCACAGCCACGACGCGAAACCGCGTCGGACTGCCCGGATCGGTGTCGATCACGCTCACCGAATCGGAGACGTGGTTGGCCACCCACACCTCCCGGCCGTCGGGCCGGGGAACGACCGCGACCGGTTGGATCCCGACCGGGATGCGCCGGACCACCGTCCGCGCGGTGACGTCGATCACATCGACCGTGTCGGCGGGCGTGTTGGCGACGAACAGGTGATCGCCGACCCGCGCCAGAGGCCGAACGTGCGGCGCGAGGAAGGTGGGCCGGCCGACTCCCGGGAGCGGATCGGGAACAGGATCCGCCGCGGAATGGCCGCCTGGCAAGAGCGCCGTCACGATCACGAGCGCCGCCAGGGCCGCCCGACGGATCAGCCGGTGATGGCACGACATCGGCAGGGTTCCTCGCGGGCGGGGACCGGGGTCACGCGGAGCGTCATCCGTCACCCTGAAGGCTATCAGTCCGTGGAAAAAGTCATCCATGACCTTGTTCCACTTCGGACACCCCGAGAAAAGCCGGGGCTTTTTCGGGATGTCTGCCGCCGCATCCAGCGGCGGATCACTTT is drawn from Planctomycetota bacterium and contains these coding sequences:
- a CDS encoding YncE family protein, with product MDDFFHGLIAFRVTDDAPRDPGPRPRGTLPMSCHHRLIRRAALAALVIVTALLPGGHSAADPVPDPLPGVGRPTFLAPHVRPLARVGDHLFVANTPADTVDVIDVTARTVVRRIPVGIQPVAVVPRPDGREVWVANHVSDSVSVIDTDPGSPTRFRVVAVIQEIDPLSLATRFDEPVGIAFADDAKAYVALSSRDEIAVVDVASRAVVRTLPIPAQDPRAIVVRGGRLYVAPFESHNRTQLSGGHGEPDGDLVTFDAWEHSIRHNNVLSLGHVVDIVKHPDVPDRDLFIFDTATDTLVETIDGLGTLLYGLDVDGTGRVFVAQTDARNDANGRAGSKRHGLAELANRPFLNRITAVMPGSAPVFHDLEPLPPAQPSDGTALATPFAIAVSDDGCTIVATAAGSDTLFTLDAESGAILGRAAVGAWPDGVWLECAPDGAPARAWVLAAFSAEVTLVDLADRAAPRVIATVALADPTPEPIRRGRIAFHTAAASTTKTFSCASCHPDGHTDQLLWVLATPVVSGGEQIMPRSTMPCRGLRDTAPFHWDGIPGDPYGGINSASVHAAVPANADPTSAVRHLIDGGLASTMRMVGDAMVNDAGQGGALDAADRAAMAAFLVDIPYPPAPGRPATNVVSDRARTGFRLFHVDGDIDPAKPTANVCGDCHRLPHLVSTNTPGSGMDAPTWRGAQDRWLILPQGRLNMVEFPFFREIALRGTPERDVWRMSWGGRERFDPVWDMVLEASTGFSGAFARQVFLDRRTADDRTTAAMLDALEAAAADGAVTLYAEGYGTLAGSAEAAVELRYDAITPPFVAADGRRFSRDDLRGAAADGTFSAIFTARGGPQASAPQPAIWTQGEIHAQRGHQHFPRLSVGERLLTASGRHILPGAFPVVNGRRVQGSVRADGDLVVVELAETPADGMHLLQVQNPDGLASNDFLFFVGDDADPAFDARGRSLAEILRACRWEHLVGTWVDKATRGKAVRTTYAWKIRDRVIEVVNSGGDNPSTGLIAVNAADGTVFTAGGDSQGGTFVGTWIEDGGVLVSRVSITAADGTRFDLSFRHVKTGADTMTITIELPEPITIEMIRLPG